A genomic region of Coriobacteriaceae bacterium contains the following coding sequences:
- a CDS encoding type II toxin-antitoxin system PemK/MazF family toxin yields MICEQGDIVSLNFNPSHGHEPASRHYAIVLSPWRVNSMCTLTLLAPVTSVDNGYPLHVRIADDNPIHGFVQCEAIRAMDLEARGNINSVERVGAVDDETLSEVLAHVLIVLGLEEQ; encoded by the coding sequence ATGATATGCGAACAGGGCGACATTGTCTCGCTAAACTTCAATCCCTCCCACGGTCACGAGCCCGCAAGTCGCCATTACGCTATCGTGCTCAGCCCCTGGCGCGTCAACAGCATGTGCACGCTCACTCTGCTTGCTCCCGTCACCTCCGTTGACAACGGCTATCCGCTCCACGTGCGCATCGCCGACGACAATCCCATCCACGGCTTCGTCCAATGCGAGGCGATTCGTGCGATGGACCTCGAGGCAAGAGGAAACATCAACTCAGTCGAGCGCGTCGGAGCAGTGGACGACGAAACCCTTTCGGAAGTGCTCGCCCATGTTCTGATTGTCCTCGGGCTCGAAGAGCAGTAG
- a CDS encoding class I SAM-dependent methyltransferase, with the protein MAFTLDDLAAYYAQLPEAGGLDSRCEMFVPGGLNDQTVLDLACRRGKGAYKLSDHVGPAGHVIGIDWRKPFIERAREGEAHAVERNKLTKSNMEFVVAYPEMIDQIGIEEGSLDYVYVNSALNLFYDPAYVIKLIGRLLVPGGKLVCQTVLATTPRDKKVIAEACAIGNVVQAAPNRKNFALWLHNAGMDMPTYETLEARPIQPCDAVAADGQAPIVETDEEARFTSCVVNVEKLGGFDYQAFLLKDMSDFR; encoded by the coding sequence ATGGCGTTCACGCTCGACGATCTTGCGGCATATTACGCGCAGCTTCCCGAGGCAGGTGGCCTCGATAGTCGCTGCGAGATGTTCGTTCCCGGCGGCTTGAACGATCAGACCGTCCTCGACTTGGCATGCCGCCGCGGCAAGGGCGCCTACAAGCTCTCTGATCACGTGGGTCCGGCCGGCCATGTCATCGGCATCGATTGGCGCAAGCCCTTCATCGAGCGCGCCCGCGAGGGTGAGGCTCATGCAGTCGAGAGGAACAAGCTCACCAAGAGCAACATGGAATTCGTCGTCGCCTATCCTGAGATGATCGACCAGATCGGCATCGAGGAGGGCAGCCTCGATTACGTCTATGTCAACAGCGCTCTCAACCTTTTCTACGATCCGGCGTACGTCATCAAGCTCATCGGCCGCCTGCTCGTGCCGGGCGGCAAGCTCGTGTGCCAGACGGTGCTCGCCACGACACCGCGCGACAAGAAGGTCATCGCCGAAGCGTGCGCAATCGGAAACGTCGTCCAGGCGGCCCCGAATCGCAAGAACTTCGCGCTCTGGCTGCATAACGCCGGTATGGACATGCCCACCTACGAGACGCTCGAGGCGCGTCCCATCCAGCCCTGCGACGCCGTGGCCGCAGACGGGCAGGCGCCCATTGTCGAGACGGACGAGGAGGCGCGCTTCACGAGCTGCGTCGTGAACGTCGAGAAGCTCGGTGGCTTCGACTACCAGGCCTTCCTGCTCAAGGACATGAGCGATTTTCGCTAG
- a CDS encoding MerR family transcriptional regulator, producing the protein MEEPLSYTYSIKQTATLYRISIDTLRYYEEIGLVVPSRNPKNGYRQYQAQDFSRLNIISSLLEMDFTLAQIKELFDNHSLSKSLDLIALEAGKLTAQIDTLTKKRKKVESCLLELARSIHAAPNETITLKSYPERPYLNVGSFHGNSNVIPLAVALKAHELGFPIDAFHSIPCFLLNTEQVDDEGNYSSSEVFMYSASPSFSSEDSFPAGDYVCVTFSGGAAKTPHMYKKLCQHMEKNRLIPDGSPIEFWHVHEYISDNPSEYIQTLEQKVTQR; encoded by the coding sequence ATGGAAGAGCCCTTATCCTACACCTATAGCATCAAACAAACGGCGACGCTCTATCGCATCAGCATCGATACACTTCGCTATTACGAGGAAATAGGGCTTGTCGTCCCCTCGCGCAACCCGAAGAACGGCTATCGTCAGTATCAAGCGCAGGATTTCAGCCGACTCAATATCATATCGTCACTACTCGAGATGGACTTCACGCTCGCGCAAATCAAGGAACTCTTTGATAATCATAGCCTCTCGAAGAGCCTTGACCTCATCGCCCTGGAGGCAGGCAAGCTGACCGCACAGATTGATACCTTGACCAAAAAGCGTAAGAAGGTGGAGTCCTGTTTGCTCGAACTCGCGCGGTCTATTCATGCGGCACCAAACGAGACTATCACGCTCAAATCATATCCCGAACGCCCATACCTGAACGTCGGGTCATTTCACGGCAACTCAAACGTAATACCCCTCGCAGTCGCTCTAAAGGCACATGAGCTTGGCTTCCCAATCGACGCGTTTCACAGCATTCCCTGTTTTTTGCTCAACACCGAACAGGTCGACGACGAGGGCAACTATTCGTCTAGCGAAGTCTTCATGTACTCTGCTTCGCCATCATTTTCCTCGGAAGATAGCTTCCCGGCTGGAGACTACGTTTGCGTCACCTTTTCCGGTGGCGCGGCAAAGACGCCTCATATGTACAAAAAACTATGCCAGCACATGGAGAAGAACCGCTTGATACCCGATGGCAGCCCCATCGAATTCTGGCATGTGCACGAGTACATTTCCGATAATCCAAGTGAATACATTCAGACGCTCGAGCAGAAAGTGACACAAAGATAG
- a CDS encoding MFS transporter, producing MDEDRRRPYCFVILALACALAFMGNYLQYQISALAVGIMEVLTIDTAGFQLLFLIPMLAAVFFSIPFGVLGDKFGPKRVVGIAFLIALLGGVIRLADLSNFPLQLVSMFCVGIGMTALTANNAKTLGLWFGRHTDFAMGFYYAFSCLGISASQATAGLAGSIEGSFLMGDIALAAIVVLWWVLDRNVPKGVPLPENAASAPAFGRAAKNKDVWLIALCAGLTLAATTGFAGILPQALELDRGLNTLAAGQMASLLTLASMVGCIVTPFLCSRFPSTRGYLVCMGVVGTLVMLATWMMPGNGVSLLAVLLLNGFTTSLLGPVIQALPVILPKIGPRYAGSAGGIIAEVSLLLSFALPIAVSAIAGADYGLNFTIFSCIYGSALVFVILLPKFSNKAGGDSV from the coding sequence ATGGATGAAGACAGAAGACGGCCATACTGCTTCGTGATACTTGCGCTGGCATGTGCCCTTGCTTTCATGGGAAATTATCTGCAGTATCAGATTTCTGCGCTCGCTGTCGGGATCATGGAAGTTCTAACCATTGATACCGCAGGGTTCCAGCTTCTTTTTCTCATTCCGATGCTTGCCGCCGTTTTCTTTAGCATTCCCTTCGGCGTGCTGGGTGATAAGTTTGGTCCGAAACGCGTGGTGGGAATTGCATTTCTCATCGCGCTGCTCGGCGGCGTAATCAGACTCGCCGACCTTTCGAACTTTCCTCTGCAGCTTGTCTCCATGTTCTGCGTGGGTATCGGTATGACGGCACTTACGGCGAACAACGCCAAGACTCTCGGGCTGTGGTTTGGACGGCACACCGACTTCGCTATGGGCTTCTACTACGCGTTTTCATGTCTGGGCATATCGGCCTCGCAGGCGACAGCAGGTCTTGCCGGTTCCATCGAGGGCAGTTTCCTCATGGGAGATATCGCCCTTGCAGCCATTGTCGTTTTGTGGTGGGTTCTTGACCGCAATGTTCCTAAAGGCGTGCCCCTGCCCGAGAATGCTGCATCTGCTCCCGCGTTCGGTCGTGCCGCCAAGAACAAGGACGTCTGGCTCATTGCCCTATGTGCTGGACTGACACTGGCGGCTACTACGGGATTTGCGGGAATACTTCCTCAGGCTCTCGAACTCGATCGTGGCTTGAATACGCTGGCAGCAGGCCAGATGGCATCCCTTTTGACGCTCGCGAGCATGGTTGGCTGCATTGTCACTCCCTTCTTATGCTCGCGCTTTCCATCGACGCGCGGCTATCTTGTATGCATGGGCGTGGTCGGAACCCTGGTCATGCTCGCAACGTGGATGATGCCGGGGAACGGCGTCTCTCTCCTTGCGGTACTTTTGCTCAATGGTTTCACGACGAGCCTGCTTGGTCCGGTCATCCAGGCGCTTCCAGTCATCCTGCCCAAGATCGGACCGCGCTATGCCGGGAGCGCCGGCGGAATAATAGCCGAGGTGAGCCTGCTGCTGTCATTCGCGTTGCCTATAGCCGTATCCGCCATTGCCGGAGCAGACTACGGATTGAACTTCACGATATTCAGTTGCATCTATGGTTCTGCTCTTGTTTTCGTCATTCTGCTGCCGAAATTCTCCAACAAGGCTGGTGGAGACTCCGTCTAA
- a CDS encoding AbrB/MazE/SpoVT family DNA-binding domain-containing protein → MITVPSKPQTKISTWGNSDAVRIPCAILRAVGLLSGDDVELVVNERNNIEIVPAGKAHRSVRPKRGVTFDALFAGYEPHEQDSAPAWPDDDMVGAELEAWTR, encoded by the coding sequence ATGATTACGGTGCCAAGCAAACCGCAAACAAAGATTTCGACATGGGGCAATTCCGATGCCGTAAGAATTCCCTGCGCCATATTGCGTGCGGTCGGCCTTTTATCAGGCGATGACGTTGAGCTCGTCGTAAACGAGCGCAACAACATCGAAATCGTCCCGGCCGGAAAAGCGCATCGCAGCGTGCGCCCCAAGCGCGGCGTCACGTTCGACGCGCTGTTCGCTGGCTATGAGCCTCATGAGCAAGATTCCGCCCCCGCCTGGCCCGATGATGACATGGTAGGTGCCGAACTGGAGGCGTGGACTCGATGA
- a CDS encoding DNA/RNA nuclease SfsA: MSEKEGNRFHAFSEPLREGIILARPNRFIMDIELDGEELRCHCPVVSRIGGLDLAGRPCLVSDSHNPKRKFARTVEAFSLARPEDDAKPWIGINQNASNRHVEHFLERGALAKVTGPVHALRREVSLGDSRLDFLVNDELYLEVKTPLVQIQADVPTYVPHLPEAPFNSTDRAMRHLRELAASLEDHERAVILYCLYYDNFGFRYYRGTTYDEVMSTVDACSAAGVELWQADFKVSPAGVRFKGVHRMEEW, from the coding sequence GTGTCCGAGAAGGAAGGCAACCGTTTTCATGCCTTTTCCGAACCTCTTCGGGAGGGAATCATCCTCGCACGCCCCAACCGCTTCATCATGGATATCGAATTAGATGGCGAGGAGCTGCGCTGTCATTGCCCCGTGGTCTCGCGCATCGGCGGCTTGGACCTGGCCGGCAGGCCCTGCCTCGTTTCGGACAGCCATAACCCCAAGCGCAAGTTCGCTCGCACCGTCGAAGCGTTCTCGCTGGCACGCCCCGAAGATGACGCCAAGCCCTGGATCGGCATCAACCAGAACGCCTCCAATCGCCACGTGGAGCATTTCCTCGAGCGCGGCGCCCTTGCTAAGGTCACGGGTCCGGTGCATGCCCTGCGTCGCGAGGTCTCACTCGGTGACTCGCGCCTGGACTTCCTTGTCAATGACGAACTATATCTCGAGGTCAAGACGCCGCTCGTGCAGATTCAGGCCGACGTGCCCACTTACGTGCCTCATCTGCCGGAGGCGCCCTTCAATTCCACGGATCGCGCCATGCGCCACTTGCGTGAGCTCGCCGCGAGCCTCGAAGACCACGAGCGGGCAGTCATCCTGTACTGCCTCTACTACGACAACTTCGGCTTTCGCTACTACCGCGGCACCACCTACGATGAGGTGATGAGCACCGTGGATGCCTGCTCCGCAGCTGGCGTCGAGCTTTGGCAGGCAGACTTCAAGGTAAGCCCCGCAGGCGTGAGGTTCAAGGGTGTCCATCGCATGGAGGAGTGGTAG
- a CDS encoding carboxylesterase family protein, producing MSVKTATGVIEGAELDNGVEAFLGIPYAQPPVGDLRWKPPVALGPSDQVIRCDEFGASAMQFEDPVEPASLHRQSEDCLTLNVWRPAGHDSVCDEVLPVMVYIHGGAYFSGGSADPLYNGANFVAEHPVIMVSLNYRINLFGSLCLDVLPGGEAYREAGYLNILDQICALKWINDNIAAFGGDPDTITLFGESAGSSSAALLSVCPAAKGLFRRVIMESGPIDLYKTPEKGAPYARELMEILDCTNVEQMVAKSADELIEAMQVLCDRHPFEVSLTYAPVCDGTLLPRKPMKAWKEGAAKDIQFMIGSTEDEFNYFKFYFKPEDMPAFWGGQTPFHFDGELDIRDWEKVFVEAYPELDLIENYIEFMNQTGFRVMGDYMAEMQSAYNLVYDYLFRYKSTIEGMGSCHAIEVPFVLNNLDTPNGLEFTGPNPPEHLSHEMSACWYSFAKRGVPVMPDGRPWLPYTAEFHAAMVIDEKAWIQERDINEKNNALFRGMCDVLINE from the coding sequence ATGAGCGTCAAAACTGCTACGGGAGTAATTGAGGGAGCAGAACTCGACAACGGAGTCGAAGCATTCCTTGGGATTCCCTATGCACAGCCGCCGGTAGGTGATTTGCGCTGGAAACCGCCAGTGGCTTTGGGCCCATCGGACCAGGTGATTCGATGCGATGAATTCGGCGCATCGGCCATGCAGTTCGAGGATCCGGTGGAACCGGCATCACTTCATCGTCAGAGCGAGGATTGCCTGACTCTCAACGTGTGGCGTCCTGCGGGACACGATTCTGTATGCGACGAGGTGCTTCCCGTCATGGTGTACATCCACGGTGGCGCCTACTTCAGCGGCGGGTCGGCCGATCCGCTCTACAACGGAGCCAACTTCGTGGCTGAGCATCCGGTCATCATGGTTAGCCTGAACTACCGCATCAACCTCTTTGGATCTTTGTGTCTCGATGTTCTGCCTGGTGGCGAAGCCTACAGGGAGGCGGGCTATCTCAATATCCTTGACCAGATATGCGCTCTAAAATGGATAAACGATAACATTGCCGCCTTCGGAGGGGATCCGGACACCATCACGCTGTTTGGCGAATCGGCTGGATCGTCGAGTGCGGCGCTTCTTTCCGTATGCCCGGCAGCGAAAGGCCTGTTCCGACGCGTCATCATGGAATCCGGTCCCATCGACCTCTACAAGACTCCAGAAAAGGGAGCCCCCTACGCCCGGGAACTTATGGAGATTCTTGATTGCACGAACGTAGAACAAATGGTGGCGAAGAGCGCTGACGAGCTCATCGAAGCCATGCAGGTGCTCTGTGATCGTCATCCATTCGAGGTGTCGCTCACATATGCTCCGGTCTGCGATGGAACGCTTCTTCCGCGCAAGCCCATGAAGGCATGGAAGGAAGGTGCTGCCAAGGACATACAGTTCATGATTGGCAGCACTGAAGACGAGTTCAACTACTTCAAGTTCTATTTCAAGCCAGAGGACATGCCTGCGTTTTGGGGCGGACAGACGCCATTTCACTTCGATGGCGAGCTGGACATACGCGACTGGGAAAAGGTCTTTGTCGAGGCATATCCGGAGCTTGACCTCATCGAGAACTACATCGAGTTCATGAACCAAACCGGATTTCGCGTGATGGGCGATTACATGGCCGAGATGCAGTCAGCATATAACCTGGTCTATGACTATTTGTTCCGATACAAATCGACCATCGAGGGTATGGGATCGTGCCATGCCATAGAGGTCCCCTTTGTCTTGAACAACTTGGATACGCCCAACGGTCTCGAATTCACGGGTCCTAATCCGCCTGAGCACCTATCCCATGAAATGAGCGCGTGCTGGTATTCGTTTGCCAAGCGCGGTGTTCCCGTCATGCCCGATGGCAGGCCCTGGCTCCCCTATACCGCCGAGTTCCACGCTGCCATGGTGATTGACGAGAAGGCATGGATTCAGGAACGCGACATCAACGAGAAGAACAACGCCCTATTCCGCGGAATGTGCGACGTTCTCATAAACGAGTAG
- a CDS encoding leucine-rich repeat domain-containing protein, translating to MPVMTGGLDAEGDEEFSRIKEVAVVALSDGLRSVEEVERMQEIFARNHDEHERLVREDAAACSEERALMLDDGTLWEYVTVHDEYVRIIGCKTDATTLEIPATIEDKPVAELAVDACSYLESVREIICSPQIEKIGNCAFRSCMKLERLVLPRNVETYDSSWVRGCRELAELVLPGMLARVTSSIFDEGQLRALVIGFGTYDFAPGLFAQGALEQISIDDENPYITTDGQAIFAHEGTHLRVLALSCERYAVPDGCEVIEKKAFANRSELYEVELPDTITTIEDYAFSYSGLESFTSPRDLRTIGERVFFRCRKLTQVTLDEGLVSIGDDAFTGTGIETLRVPATLETLGNSIAADTKLGFSGDDAGFSIAAGGILEIDREGGLYRNTPEGKHFVHLLDDKAREYAVQPGTIEIEPHAFAHHAHVTKVTLPVGLLRIGDAAFRDCHELAIADFPSTLEEVGDEAFLDTSLSRAFIPRKLKRLGNTALITHGAHNGDEAPSLTSIGVEEGNERFYSVPGLLIERHDEGGSHVVVYADGVESVRIPEDVSAIDPYAFGGARHLRELFLSDRIRHVGMRGLSLDCFVEHFHIDLDEPHEGHASFDFYFPDAPRSAHEIQLAFNLSSSVDLARIFKHYDSAIVNMHEFDKKTSGAHDDFDVYGQAKLAIERLADPILMSSTNKIMLTQVLTKNLEEVCEAITRHDDRTAIDELLELEILNKDNLLDVIDHIGKLQDAAMTGYLLEIKRRLFQRSAVDFDL from the coding sequence ATGCCGGTTATGACTGGTGGCCTTGACGCCGAAGGCGACGAGGAGTTCTCGAGAATCAAGGAAGTGGCTGTCGTGGCTCTGAGCGATGGATTGAGAAGCGTCGAGGAAGTCGAGCGCATGCAGGAGATCTTCGCGCGCAACCACGACGAACACGAGCGTCTCGTTCGCGAGGATGCGGCTGCGTGCTCGGAGGAGCGCGCGCTCATGCTCGATGACGGTACGCTGTGGGAGTACGTGACCGTGCATGACGAGTACGTGCGCATCATCGGCTGCAAGACCGATGCCACCACGCTCGAGATTCCCGCCACCATCGAGGACAAACCGGTGGCCGAGCTAGCCGTCGATGCGTGCTCGTATCTCGAATCGGTGCGCGAGATCATCTGCTCGCCGCAGATCGAGAAGATCGGCAACTGCGCGTTTCGCTCGTGCATGAAGCTCGAGCGCCTCGTCTTACCCCGCAACGTCGAGACCTATGACTCGTCGTGGGTTCGCGGTTGTCGTGAGCTCGCGGAGCTCGTCTTGCCCGGCATGCTCGCGCGCGTCACTTCGAGCATCTTCGACGAGGGCCAGCTACGCGCCCTTGTCATCGGGTTTGGCACCTATGACTTTGCGCCTGGGCTCTTCGCGCAGGGAGCACTCGAGCAGATTAGCATCGACGATGAGAATCCCTACATAACGACCGACGGGCAAGCCATTTTCGCGCACGAAGGCACGCATTTGCGCGTGTTGGCGCTGTCTTGCGAGCGCTACGCCGTGCCAGATGGCTGCGAGGTCATCGAGAAGAAGGCCTTTGCGAATCGCTCCGAGCTCTACGAAGTCGAGCTCCCCGACACCATCACCACGATCGAGGACTACGCGTTCTCCTATTCGGGTCTCGAGAGCTTTACGTCTCCGCGCGACCTGCGCACCATCGGCGAGCGCGTCTTCTTCCGCTGCCGCAAGCTCACCCAGGTCACCCTCGACGAAGGGCTCGTGTCCATCGGCGACGACGCGTTCACCGGGACGGGTATCGAGACCTTGCGCGTGCCCGCGACGCTCGAGACGCTGGGCAATAGCATCGCGGCCGACACCAAGCTCGGCTTCTCCGGGGATGATGCGGGCTTTTCCATCGCCGCAGGTGGCATTCTCGAAATCGACCGCGAGGGCGGCCTGTACCGCAACACGCCCGAGGGCAAGCACTTCGTGCATCTGCTCGATGACAAGGCACGTGAGTACGCGGTGCAGCCCGGCACGATCGAAATCGAGCCGCATGCCTTCGCGCATCATGCGCACGTCACGAAGGTCACGCTGCCCGTGGGCTTGCTGCGCATCGGGGATGCGGCGTTTCGCGATTGCCACGAGCTTGCCATCGCCGACTTTCCCTCGACGCTCGAGGAGGTGGGCGACGAGGCCTTCCTCGACACCTCGCTTTCGCGCGCCTTCATTCCCCGCAAGCTGAAGCGCCTTGGCAACACCGCGCTCATCACGCATGGCGCGCACAACGGTGACGAGGCCCCTTCCCTCACGAGCATCGGCGTCGAGGAGGGCAACGAGCGCTTCTATTCCGTCCCCGGGCTGCTCATCGAGCGCCATGATGAGGGTGGCTCGCACGTCGTCGTCTATGCCGATGGCGTTGAAAGCGTGAGGATTCCCGAGGATGTGAGTGCCATCGATCCCTATGCCTTTGGCGGCGCTCGTCATCTGCGTGAGCTGTTCCTGAGCGATCGCATTCGGCACGTCGGCATGCGCGGATTGAGCCTCGATTGCTTTGTGGAGCACTTCCACATCGATCTGGACGAGCCCCATGAGGGCCATGCAAGCTTCGATTTCTACTTTCCAGATGCCCCGCGTAGCGCGCACGAAATCCAGCTCGCGTTTAACCTGAGCAGCTCGGTCGACCTGGCGCGCATTTTCAAGCACTACGACAGCGCGATTGTCAACATGCACGAATTCGACAAGAAGACGAGTGGTGCGCACGATGATTTCGACGTATACGGGCAGGCCAAACTCGCGATAGAGCGCCTGGCTGATCCCATCCTCATGAGCAGCACCAACAAGATTATGCTCACGCAAGTCCTTACCAAAAACCTTGAGGAAGTGTGCGAGGCGATTACGCGCCATGACGATCGCACGGCAATTGACGAGCTTCTTGAATTGGAGATTCTGAACAAGGATAATCTGCTTGATGTCATTGACCACATCGGCAAGCTTCAAGATGCGGCAATGACGGGATACCTTCTTGAGATAAAACGGCGGCTGTTCCAACGAAGCGCCGTGGACTTCGACTTGTAA
- a CDS encoding MFS transporter, whose product MAGTNKLPGYRWVVLLVVCLICFMANYMQYQISAWGVEVMDINQIDVAGLTSMMLLPMMAGVVLSIPAGALADKYGVKNVVTVGMIVAVIGGYIRTFMIGNYPVQMVAMFTLGFGIAMLNANMTKIFGVWFKQQTSLAVGIYYAASCTAIVLAQACSTMFGTMFMSFLVAAIALTVVAAMWIILMRNVPVGEELPPAEPITKYLGVAIKNRNVWFIAIAYGLTLGTTTQFCSILPSALELGMGIEMQTAGTMASVITIGSFFACFAAPAWVMWRGKNKPFLIWSTILGAVVMGVNWFVPLGPAMWTVLILNGFFSALSGPVIEAMIPMLPGIGTKYAGSAGGLNTTIGVLMAYFIPIIIAACCGDNWVLNLLVCAALFAASLIPILFLPETGKNGKLAKEGKLGLPGEDLGDGDAKVGVNEFPGEANELK is encoded by the coding sequence ATGGCAGGGACAAATAAATTGCCTGGCTATCGCTGGGTGGTACTGCTCGTCGTGTGCCTGATTTGCTTCATGGCAAATTACATGCAGTACCAGATATCCGCCTGGGGTGTCGAGGTGATGGATATCAATCAGATTGATGTGGCCGGCCTTACGAGCATGATGCTGTTGCCGATGATGGCTGGTGTCGTTTTGTCGATTCCCGCTGGTGCACTGGCAGATAAGTACGGCGTGAAGAACGTCGTGACGGTGGGCATGATCGTGGCGGTAATCGGTGGCTACATCCGTACGTTCATGATTGGCAATTATCCGGTTCAGATGGTCGCGATGTTCACGCTCGGTTTTGGCATCGCCATGCTAAACGCGAACATGACGAAGATATTCGGCGTGTGGTTTAAGCAGCAGACGAGTCTTGCCGTCGGCATTTACTATGCGGCATCATGCACGGCTATCGTACTCGCCCAGGCATGCTCCACCATGTTTGGCACCATGTTCATGTCGTTCCTTGTCGCTGCGATTGCCCTAACGGTGGTTGCTGCGATGTGGATTATCCTCATGCGCAACGTTCCCGTCGGCGAGGAGCTGCCTCCTGCCGAGCCAATCACTAAATATCTGGGTGTTGCCATAAAGAACCGCAACGTTTGGTTTATCGCCATCGCGTACGGACTGACCCTGGGCACGACAACGCAGTTCTGCTCCATCTTGCCCAGCGCCCTTGAGCTCGGTATGGGCATCGAGATGCAGACTGCCGGAACGATGGCATCTGTTATCACGATAGGCAGCTTCTTTGCCTGCTTCGCAGCTCCCGCATGGGTCATGTGGCGCGGCAAGAACAAGCCGTTCCTCATCTGGAGCACCATACTTGGTGCCGTCGTCATGGGCGTGAACTGGTTTGTTCCGCTCGGTCCGGCAATGTGGACCGTCCTCATCCTCAATGGCTTCTTCAGCGCGCTTTCCGGTCCCGTTATCGAGGCGATGATCCCCATGCTGCCCGGCATCGGCACCAAGTACGCCGGCAGTGCCGGTGGCCTCAATACCACTATCGGCGTGCTCATGGCCTATTTCATCCCCATCATCATTGCTGCTTGCTGCGGCGACAACTGGGTATTGAACTTGCTGGTGTGCGCTGCTCTGTTTGCGGCGAGCCTCATCCCCATCCTCTTCCTTCCCGAGACTGGTAAAAATGGCAAGCTCGCAAAGGAAGGCAAGCTGGGGCTTCCCGGTGAGGACTTGGGCGACGGCGACGCGAAGGTCGGCGTCAACGAGTTTCCCGGTGAGGCAAACGAACTGAAATAG